The Streptomyces sp. NL15-2K genome contains a region encoding:
- a CDS encoding alpha/beta hydrolase: protein MSLLARPAVAVLAAKTMQRMTELADRRSGGRGSAAASHARFPEFPRIVRELMIPTSVAPARATVYLPSTEEPAPPVHVNFHGGGYVMTLTELDDPLCRLLAAETGAVVINVDYVVAPQHPFPAPPRQAYEVVRWVAEHGAEHGWDGSRLTVGGQSAGGGLAAAVARQALEEGGPSIALQVLHYPPLDLVTHANDKHAAVDKPALRPWMADVFDTSYVPDARRRTDRLVSPAHPSDTADLTGIAPALVITAEFDLLKREGERYADRLRMDGALVEHHDVRGADHGYDTSDDEKARKTYALIARHVRQAVRV from the coding sequence ATGTCCCTCCTGGCCCGGCCGGCGGTGGCCGTCCTCGCCGCCAAGACGATGCAGCGGATGACCGAGCTCGCCGACCGGCGCTCCGGCGGGCGCGGCTCGGCGGCGGCCTCGCACGCCCGTTTTCCCGAATTCCCGCGCATCGTGAGGGAGTTGATGATCCCCACATCCGTCGCCCCGGCCCGGGCGACGGTGTACCTGCCCTCGACCGAGGAGCCGGCGCCACCGGTGCACGTCAACTTCCACGGCGGCGGCTACGTCATGACACTCACGGAGCTGGACGACCCGCTGTGCCGCCTCCTCGCCGCCGAGACCGGGGCCGTGGTGATCAACGTGGACTACGTGGTCGCCCCGCAGCACCCGTTCCCGGCCCCGCCCCGGCAGGCGTACGAGGTCGTCCGCTGGGTGGCCGAGCACGGTGCCGAGCACGGCTGGGACGGCAGTCGGCTCACGGTGGGCGGGCAGAGCGCCGGCGGCGGCCTCGCCGCGGCCGTCGCCCGCCAGGCCCTCGAAGAAGGCGGCCCCTCGATCGCGCTCCAGGTCCTGCACTATCCCCCGCTGGACCTCGTCACCCACGCCAACGACAAGCACGCCGCCGTGGACAAGCCGGCGCTGCGGCCCTGGATGGCGGACGTCTTCGACACGTCGTACGTCCCGGATGCGCGCCGGCGCACCGACCGGCTCGTGTCACCCGCCCATCCGTCGGACACCGCGGATCTGACCGGCATCGCCCCGGCCCTGGTCATCACCGCCGAGTTCGACCTGCTCAAGAGGGAGGGCGAGCGCTACGCCGACCGGCTGCGGATGGACGGGGCGCTCGTGGAACACCACGACGTGCGGGGGGCCGACCACGGCTACGACACGTCGGACGACGAGAAGGCCCGGAAGACCTACGCCCTGATCGCCCGCCATGTGCGACAGGCGGTCCGCGTCTGA
- a CDS encoding GNAT family N-acetyltransferase, with protein MRPYRPDDEPLVRELVDADRLPGQPRCTTERLAAARSGLVPPVGWEVSARPRISVLAGDGDCPEGVIAYLSWADVRTGVICWVHAREEPPALRALIGHALAALAHCPMIEAFVGGPPGPLGPGGLPRARRGATHDALLRSGFTGRRQGCYLYCALSAELPPARVVAEVVSCDFPPGQRLIVRHGAEPVAEAVIGVGPEATATVYWIETRPTHRHRGLGHELLGQALALLAEQGATEVALVVDDPPHAGDDSQAAPRLFDSFGFTLVDQLWTYQSRHPGVPRPAQ; from the coding sequence GTGCGCCCGTATCGTCCCGACGACGAGCCGCTGGTACGAGAACTGGTTGATGCCGACCGGCTGCCGGGGCAGCCGCGCTGCACCACGGAGAGGCTGGCCGCCGCGCGGAGCGGTCTTGTTCCGCCGGTCGGCTGGGAGGTATCGGCTCGGCCGCGGATCAGTGTTCTGGCGGGGGACGGGGACTGCCCTGAGGGGGTCATCGCGTATCTGTCCTGGGCCGATGTGCGCACCGGGGTGATCTGCTGGGTCCATGCCCGCGAGGAACCGCCTGCTCTGCGTGCGCTGATCGGTCACGCCCTGGCCGCGCTGGCCCACTGCCCGATGATCGAGGCCTTCGTCGGCGGTCCGCCGGGTCCGCTGGGGCCGGGCGGCCTGCCGCGCGCCCGCCGCGGCGCCACGCATGACGCCCTGCTGCGCAGCGGCTTCACCGGCCGTCGCCAGGGCTGTTATCTGTACTGTGCGCTGTCTGCCGAGCTCCCGCCGGCCAGGGTGGTCGCGGAAGTCGTCTCCTGTGACTTTCCCCCGGGCCAGCGGCTGATCGTCCGCCATGGGGCCGAGCCGGTCGCAGAGGCCGTGATCGGCGTGGGACCCGAGGCCACCGCGACCGTGTACTGGATCGAGACCCGGCCCACTCACCGTCACCGTGGCCTGGGCCACGAGTTGCTCGGCCAGGCCTTGGCCCTGCTGGCCGAGCAGGGTGCCACCGAGGTTGCCCTCGTCGTCGACGACCCCCCGCACGCCGGCGACGACAGCCAGGCGGCGCCCCGGCTCTTCGACTCCTTCGGCTTCACCCTCGTCGACCAGCTGTGGACCTACCAGTCACGACATCCCGGAGTCCCGCGGCCCGCCCAGTGA
- a CDS encoding alpha/beta fold hydrolase, whose amino-acid sequence MVRLARLPLDMAAEGVGQLTGVLARAMHGRPTGPGDPLPAGAGIPVLLVHGLADGASVIPPLERELRGDGVGPFVPVACNVFGPDIRTAARALGDQVELVRAGSDGRAAVVIGYSLGGLIARYYVQRLGGDTHVPLVITLATPHGGTATALLAPAHPLLRQLRPGSELLTELTEPAVGCRTRFVAFHSDLDEAVIPAARGRIDHPDLEARNVLVPGVGHLTLPLHRPVIDEMRALLAAAQVAFAVCPPDHDSS is encoded by the coding sequence GTGGTTCGTCTGGCCCGGCTCCCGCTCGACATGGCCGCGGAGGGCGTCGGGCAGCTGACCGGGGTGTTGGCTCGTGCCATGCATGGGCGGCCGACAGGCCCAGGTGACCCGCTGCCCGCCGGTGCGGGGATTCCAGTTTTGTTGGTGCACGGGCTGGCCGACGGAGCATCGGTCATCCCGCCCCTGGAGCGGGAGCTTCGCGGGGACGGTGTAGGCCCCTTCGTCCCGGTCGCCTGCAACGTGTTCGGCCCGGACATCCGCACGGCGGCACGGGCGCTGGGCGACCAGGTCGAGCTGGTGCGTGCCGGCAGCGATGGGCGGGCCGCGGTCGTGATCGGGTACAGCCTGGGCGGGCTGATCGCCCGCTACTACGTGCAGCGGCTCGGCGGTGACACGCACGTGCCGCTGGTGATCACGCTGGCGACACCGCACGGCGGGACCGCCACCGCCCTGCTGGCCCCGGCTCATCCGCTGTTGCGCCAGCTACGGCCGGGAAGCGAGCTACTGACCGAGCTCACCGAGCCGGCCGTGGGATGCCGCACTCGGTTCGTGGCCTTCCACAGCGATCTGGACGAGGCTGTCATCCCCGCCGCCAGGGGCCGTATCGACCATCCGGACCTCGAGGCGCGCAACGTGCTCGTGCCCGGCGTCGGTCACCTGACGCTGCCTCTTCACCGGCCGGTCATCGACGAGATGCGCGCGCTGCTGGCCGCGGCTCAGGTCGCGTTCGCGGTTTGTCCCCCGGATCACGACTCTTCGTAG
- a CDS encoding NAD(P)-dependent oxidoreductase yields the protein MVDHLAAGRLAGAALDVFAQEPLPAESPLWDMPGVMISPHTAGETTSERETLVEVFLDNLTRRIEGRPLRNVVDKRRGYVVDETHPA from the coding sequence CTGGTCGACCACCTCGCCGCCGGACGGCTCGCCGGCGCAGCCCTGGACGTGTTCGCCCAGGAACCGCTGCCTGCCGAATCACCCCTGTGGGACATGCCCGGCGTGATGATCTCCCCACACACGGCGGGCGAGACCACCAGCGAGCGGGAGACGCTCGTCGAGGTGTTCCTCGACAACCTCACCCGGCGCATCGAGGGCCGGCCGCTGCGCAACGTGGTGGACAAGCGGCGCGGATACGTGGTCGACGAGACGCACCCCGCCTGA
- a CDS encoding phytanoyl-CoA dioxygenase family protein: MPTSKQLLTSVQAARFVAQGFLRLDAVVPQEINERAIATMAEGLPDVPYGTLLSKAFAQDTFVHGLLALPVVAGAVESLVGSEPTVDHHAVHVREPHEGQAQPLHGDAIIDVRPDAFDIQLMYYPHEVTAEMGGTLSVPGSHLRRINETDIGRVQNLRGQTRLTCPAGTVVLLHHGIWHGGRRNDTARRRYMYKLRLNPTVPQVRLWDTTDLHDPAVTAELDTYFPWCEQATARLEIYNRVLLWRALTGDESFDVEYWVTRVSNRPALRSQA; encoded by the coding sequence ATGCCAACCAGCAAACAACTCCTGACATCGGTTCAGGCAGCGCGCTTCGTCGCGCAGGGATTTCTGCGCCTGGACGCAGTGGTGCCGCAGGAGATCAACGAACGAGCCATCGCGACCATGGCCGAGGGCCTGCCGGACGTGCCCTACGGCACTTTGCTGAGCAAGGCGTTCGCGCAGGACACCTTCGTCCACGGGCTGCTCGCGCTGCCGGTCGTCGCGGGTGCTGTCGAGAGCCTGGTCGGCTCCGAGCCGACTGTCGACCACCACGCGGTGCATGTGCGCGAGCCGCACGAGGGGCAGGCGCAGCCCCTCCACGGAGACGCGATCATCGACGTACGGCCGGACGCGTTCGACATCCAGCTCATGTACTACCCGCACGAGGTGACCGCCGAGATGGGCGGCACGCTCAGCGTGCCCGGAAGCCATCTGCGCAGGATCAACGAGACGGACATCGGCCGCGTCCAGAACCTCAGGGGGCAGACGCGTCTGACCTGCCCGGCGGGCACGGTCGTCCTCCTGCACCACGGCATCTGGCACGGCGGTCGCCGCAACGACACCGCGCGCCGTCGCTACATGTACAAACTCCGCCTCAACCCGACCGTGCCGCAGGTGCGGCTCTGGGACACTACCGACCTGCACGACCCGGCGGTGACCGCAGAACTCGACACGTACTTCCCCTGGTGCGAGCAGGCCACCGCCCGACTGGAGATCTACAACCGGGTCCTGCTGTGGCGGGCCCTGACCGGCGACGAGTCGTTCGACGTCGAGTACTGGGTCACGCGCGTCAGTAACCGGCCGGCCCTGAGGAGTCAGGCATGA
- a CDS encoding AraC family transcriptional regulator, with translation MTLRIDEPPTVVDAGIGVHGVATDHDVFRLPDLWQLHLYNYEGALSLGRSVHPIRPGHVSLVPPDTEVRFHYRGRSEHFYVHLRLHDGGTARVVPVMQDAAAESTHLADLLRDAVTAMPASPPRATAEVWAALWRVAELPRSDGTGGHHPLVTAAQAYVEVHLAGPLSVPDVARAVGISHTHLTRVFRAETGRTVVSYIRHRRLQRARHLLLSSTLSVTAIAAAVGIADLQAFNKACRRELGASPRDVRGAGREGTGRAFP, from the coding sequence GTGACACTACGGATCGACGAGCCGCCCACCGTGGTCGACGCCGGCATCGGGGTACACGGCGTCGCCACCGACCACGATGTCTTCCGGCTGCCCGACCTGTGGCAGCTGCACCTCTACAACTACGAGGGCGCCCTGTCCCTCGGGCGGTCGGTCCACCCCATCCGACCCGGCCATGTCAGTCTCGTGCCACCGGACACCGAGGTGCGCTTCCACTACCGGGGCAGGTCGGAGCACTTCTACGTGCATCTACGGCTGCACGACGGCGGAACCGCACGGGTGGTCCCGGTGATGCAGGACGCCGCGGCCGAGAGCACACACCTGGCCGATCTGCTCCGGGACGCCGTCACGGCCATGCCGGCTTCTCCCCCGCGCGCCACCGCCGAGGTCTGGGCCGCCCTGTGGCGCGTCGCCGAGTTGCCGAGGAGCGACGGGACAGGCGGCCACCATCCCCTCGTAACCGCCGCGCAGGCCTACGTCGAGGTACACCTGGCGGGCCCGCTGTCCGTGCCGGACGTCGCTCGCGCCGTCGGAATCTCCCACACACACCTGACGCGTGTGTTTCGTGCCGAGACCGGCCGCACAGTCGTGTCGTACATCCGGCACCGACGCCTTCAACGCGCCCGCCACCTCCTGCTGTCGTCCACCCTGTCCGTCACCGCCATCGCCGCAGCCGTGGGCATCGCCGACCTCCAGGCCTTCAACAAGGCCTGCCGCCGTGAGCTCGGCGCGAGCCCGCGTGACGTACGCGGGGCCGGGCGCGAGGGTACCGGCCGAGCGTTTCCCTAG
- a CDS encoding phosphatase PAP2 family protein, with the protein MTGRPGPAVLPPPLRAWLGLIAAPATLVVVVLGVLYAGHSEPGRVDRWIIQPTADSVRPPWRRVALATDFLGEPAGAAMLVVAAMAGCLLLRRPRAAVLVVAGVGMSVGTTKLLKPLVGRTIHGAGNLSYPSGHTAFLTALALVVALLATGRLGLGRTAGTSLVLAAALVAGGAMGWAQVALSAHYPTDVLGGWCTALAVIPATAWLIDRMADLLADRLVDRMADAGRRERR; encoded by the coding sequence GTGACCGGCCGGCCGGGGCCCGCGGTGCTGCCCCCGCCGCTGCGCGCGTGGCTCGGGCTGATCGCGGCGCCGGCCACGCTGGTGGTCGTCGTGCTCGGGGTGCTGTACGCCGGCCACAGCGAGCCCGGCAGGGTGGACAGGTGGATCATCCAGCCGACGGCGGACAGTGTGCGGCCGCCGTGGCGGCGCGTCGCTCTGGCCACGGACTTCCTGGGAGAACCCGCCGGAGCCGCGATGCTGGTCGTGGCCGCCATGGCGGGCTGCCTGCTGCTTCGGCGTCCTCGCGCAGCGGTGCTCGTCGTGGCCGGCGTCGGCATGAGCGTGGGGACGACGAAGCTGCTCAAGCCCCTGGTGGGACGTACCATCCACGGCGCCGGCAACCTGTCCTACCCGAGCGGGCACACCGCCTTCCTCACCGCGCTCGCCCTCGTGGTGGCGCTGCTCGCGACCGGCCGCCTCGGCCTCGGCAGGACGGCCGGCACGTCACTCGTGCTCGCCGCGGCGCTGGTCGCCGGCGGCGCCATGGGCTGGGCGCAGGTCGCCCTGAGCGCGCACTACCCGACCGATGTCCTCGGCGGCTGGTGCACCGCGCTGGCGGTGATACCGGCGACCGCGTGGCTGATCGACCGGATGGCTGACCTGCTGGCTGACCGGCTGGTCGATCGGATGGCCGATGCCGGTCGGCGGGAGCGTCGCTGA
- a CDS encoding glutamate-1-semialdehyde 2,1-aminomutase, protein MATEDTVDTEEFQLPRSRTANERLHAMIPGGAHTYAKGDDQYPENLAPVISHGRGAHVWDIDGNRYVEYGSGLRSVSLGHAHPRVIEAVRRELDRGSNFVRPSIVEVEAAERFLATVPTAEMVKFAKNGSDATTAAVRLARAATGRPRVALCADHPFFSVDDWFIGTTPMSAGIPASTTDLTVAFPYGDLAATQELLTRHQDEIACLILEPATHTEPPPGYLAGLRELADRHGCVLIFDEMITGFRWSEAGAQGLYGVVPDLSTFGKALGNGFAVSALAGRRELMELGGLRHSDDRVFLLSTTHGAETHSLAAAMAVQTTYVEENVTARLHAIGERLAAGVRDAAASMGVGDHIVVRGRASNLVFATLDENRQPSQQYRTLFLRQLLAGGVLAPSFVVSGALSDADIDHTVDVVAQACAVYRKALDAADPTPWLAGRPVKPVFRRLA, encoded by the coding sequence GTGGCCACCGAAGACACGGTAGACACCGAAGAGTTCCAACTGCCCCGGTCGCGGACGGCGAACGAGCGGCTGCACGCCATGATCCCCGGGGGCGCGCACACCTACGCCAAGGGCGACGACCAGTACCCCGAGAACCTGGCCCCGGTCATCAGCCACGGCCGTGGTGCCCACGTGTGGGACATCGACGGCAACCGCTACGTCGAGTACGGCTCCGGCCTGCGGTCGGTCAGCCTCGGCCACGCCCACCCACGCGTGATCGAGGCGGTGCGGCGGGAACTCGACCGCGGCAGCAACTTCGTCCGGCCGTCCATCGTGGAGGTCGAGGCCGCGGAACGCTTCCTGGCCACGGTGCCGACCGCCGAGATGGTGAAGTTCGCGAAGAACGGCTCCGACGCCACCACCGCCGCGGTGCGCCTCGCCCGCGCCGCCACCGGGCGCCCTCGGGTGGCCCTCTGCGCCGACCATCCGTTCTTCTCCGTCGACGACTGGTTCATCGGCACCACGCCGATGTCCGCGGGCATCCCGGCGTCCACCACCGACCTCACGGTGGCATTCCCCTACGGCGACCTGGCCGCCACGCAGGAGCTGCTCACCCGCCACCAGGACGAGATCGCCTGCCTGATCCTCGAACCCGCCACCCACACCGAACCGCCGCCCGGGTACCTCGCCGGCCTGCGCGAGCTGGCCGACCGGCACGGCTGCGTACTGATCTTCGACGAGATGATCACCGGCTTCCGCTGGTCCGAGGCGGGCGCCCAGGGCCTGTACGGCGTCGTCCCCGACCTCTCCACGTTCGGCAAGGCACTGGGCAACGGGTTCGCCGTCTCCGCGCTGGCCGGGCGCCGCGAGCTGATGGAACTAGGCGGCCTGCGTCACTCCGACGACCGGGTGTTCCTGCTGTCCACCACGCACGGTGCGGAGACGCACTCGCTGGCCGCCGCGATGGCCGTGCAGACCACCTACGTCGAGGAGAACGTCACCGCGCGGCTGCACGCCATCGGCGAGCGGTTGGCCGCCGGTGTCCGCGACGCCGCGGCGAGCATGGGCGTCGGCGACCACATCGTCGTGCGGGGCCGGGCCAGCAACCTGGTCTTCGCCACCCTCGACGAGAACCGGCAGCCGTCGCAGCAGTACCGCACCCTGTTCCTGCGCCAACTCCTCGCGGGCGGGGTGCTGGCCCCGTCGTTCGTGGTGAGCGGCGCGCTCAGCGACGCCGACATCGACCACACCGTCGACGTGGTGGCCCAGGCATGCGCGGTGTACCGGAAGGCACTGGACGCCGCAGACCCCACCCCCTGGCTGGCCGGGCGGCCGGTGAAGCCCGTATTCCGCCGCTTGGCGTGA
- the rfbC gene encoding dTDP-4-dehydrorhamnose 3,5-epimerase, producing MKATEVPEIAGAYLFEPTPYADERGFFCRTFDADVVRSVGLDPDAFVQDSLSRSVRGVLRGLHLRSGAGEAKLVRCSYGRIFDVVVDLRPDSPTYLGRAFFELSGDTQATLYIPAGCAHGFQALTETADTSYRIDRPHDPAEDVTIAFDDPELAIPWPLPVTSMSQRDREAPSLAEVLKQKES from the coding sequence ATGAAGGCGACCGAAGTCCCGGAGATCGCCGGCGCGTACCTGTTCGAGCCGACGCCGTACGCCGACGAGCGCGGCTTCTTCTGCCGCACCTTCGACGCCGACGTGGTCCGCTCGGTGGGCCTCGACCCGGACGCCTTCGTCCAGGACAGCCTGTCCCGCTCGGTCCGGGGCGTGCTGCGCGGCCTGCACCTGCGCTCCGGCGCCGGCGAGGCCAAGCTGGTGCGGTGCTCGTACGGGAGGATCTTCGACGTCGTCGTGGACCTGCGGCCGGACTCGCCGACCTACCTGGGCCGGGCCTTCTTCGAGCTGTCCGGCGACACGCAGGCGACCCTGTACATCCCGGCGGGGTGCGCGCACGGCTTCCAGGCGCTGACCGAGACCGCTGACACCTCGTACCGGATCGACCGCCCGCACGATCCCGCCGAGGACGTGACGATCGCCTTCGACGACCCGGAGCTCGCCATTCCCTGGCCGCTGCCGGTCACATCGATGTCCCAGCGGGACCGGGAGGCGCCGAGCCTCGCCGAGGTCCTGAAGCAGAAAGAGAGTTGA
- a CDS encoding polysaccharide pyruvyl transferase family protein: MTSAGEAPVRVGVFGLLGSGNLGNDGSLEAVLGYLRAEHPEAVVDALCGGPEVVAARYGIPATRLHWYRGEYRTASRAGAIAGKGLGKLVDAFRTAAWVRRHDVVIVPGMGVLEATLPLRPWGFPYSLFLLCATGRLFRTRVALVGVGAAPIGDRPTRALVRWSARFAAYRSYRDAMSRDAMRAMGVDTARDEVYPDLAFALPTPLASAPSGPTGPPGPVCVGVMDFHGGNDDRARAEEIHRRYLDGVTRFVRALVADGRPVRLLTGDECDGPVVATILDAVDSPLVTAAEAASLAELMKETAAADTVVATRYHNLVCALKVGTPTLALSYAAKSDALMDRMGLGAYCHPAREVDADRLLEQFRALERRSAELRRTLTERNLVAARQLGDQFTALTAALFPTTDHAHAHTYREAR, translated from the coding sequence ATGACGTCCGCGGGCGAAGCCCCGGTGCGCGTAGGCGTGTTCGGCCTGCTCGGCTCCGGCAACCTCGGCAACGACGGGTCGCTCGAGGCCGTGCTCGGCTACCTCCGCGCCGAGCACCCGGAGGCGGTCGTGGACGCGCTGTGCGGCGGCCCCGAGGTCGTCGCGGCCCGGTACGGGATCCCCGCGACGCGGCTGCACTGGTACCGCGGGGAGTACCGGACCGCGTCGCGTGCGGGCGCGATCGCGGGCAAGGGGCTGGGCAAACTCGTCGACGCCTTCCGCACCGCTGCCTGGGTGCGCCGGCACGACGTGGTGATCGTGCCGGGCATGGGCGTCCTGGAGGCCACGCTGCCGCTGCGGCCGTGGGGCTTCCCGTACTCGCTGTTCCTGCTCTGCGCGACCGGCCGGCTGTTCCGCACCCGGGTCGCGCTGGTCGGCGTCGGCGCTGCCCCGATCGGCGACCGACCGACCCGGGCCCTGGTGCGCTGGTCGGCGCGGTTCGCTGCGTACCGGTCGTACCGGGACGCGATGTCCCGCGACGCGATGCGGGCGATGGGCGTGGACACCGCGCGCGACGAGGTCTACCCGGATCTCGCCTTCGCCCTGCCGACGCCGTTGGCGAGCGCGCCCTCGGGCCCGACCGGCCCGCCGGGTCCGGTCTGCGTCGGCGTCATGGACTTCCACGGCGGCAACGACGACCGCGCCCGGGCCGAGGAGATCCACCGGCGCTACCTCGACGGGGTCACCCGCTTCGTCCGCGCGCTGGTGGCGGACGGCAGGCCGGTCCGGCTGCTCACCGGCGACGAGTGCGATGGGCCGGTGGTCGCCACGATCCTCGACGCGGTGGACTCGCCGCTGGTCACCGCCGCCGAGGCGGCCTCGCTGGCCGAGCTGATGAAGGAGACGGCGGCTGCCGACACCGTGGTGGCGACCCGCTACCACAACCTTGTCTGCGCCCTGAAGGTCGGCACACCGACGCTCGCTCTCAGCTATGCGGCGAAGAGCGACGCACTCATGGACCGGATGGGCCTCGGCGCGTACTGCCACCCGGCTCGCGAGGTCGACGCCGACCGGCTGCTCGAGCAGTTCCGGGCGCTGGAGCGGCGATCCGCGGAGCTGCGGCGGACCCTCACCGAGCGGAACCTGGTCGCCGCCCGGCAACTCGGGGACCAGTTCACCGCGTTGACCGCGGCCCTGTTCCCGACGACCGACCACGCCCACGCCCACACGTATCGGGAGGCTCGATGA
- a CDS encoding glycosyltransferase family 2 protein — translation MTAQPRLSIGLPVYNGEEYLAESLDALLGQTYEDFELVISDNASTDGTQDICRKYAAQDSRIRYIRLSRNIGAAPNHNYVFTECRGELFKWASHDDLYARDLLRRCVQALDERPDVILAHADQAVIDEDGRVKVPYEYTLATASPHAPERFRSMLFEPGGDDFYGVMRADVLRRVKPHDSYHHADRTFVAEIGLHGPFHQVPELLYFRRDHPTRAERANPSKRSRCVNLDPRRAGPLHPTPRLLAEYVWGFVSAIRRAPLSSAERRACYRHLAAWMTSRARPGAGERVEDRASVDPAKLTVSVDALVAGRAGRTGRTGREGREGRQV, via the coding sequence ATGACCGCCCAACCCAGGCTGAGCATCGGCCTGCCCGTGTACAACGGCGAGGAGTACCTGGCCGAGTCGCTCGACGCCCTCCTCGGCCAGACGTACGAGGACTTCGAGCTGGTCATCTCCGACAACGCCTCGACCGACGGGACCCAGGACATCTGCCGCAAGTACGCGGCCCAGGACTCCCGCATCCGGTACATCCGCCTGTCGCGGAACATCGGCGCCGCACCGAACCACAACTACGTGTTCACCGAGTGCCGCGGCGAGCTGTTCAAGTGGGCCTCGCACGACGACCTCTACGCCCGGGACCTGCTGCGGCGCTGCGTTCAGGCGCTGGACGAGCGGCCCGACGTGATCCTCGCGCACGCCGACCAGGCGGTCATCGACGAGGACGGCCGGGTGAAGGTCCCGTACGAGTACACGCTCGCCACCGCCTCGCCGCACGCACCGGAGCGCTTCCGCAGCATGCTGTTCGAGCCCGGCGGCGACGACTTCTACGGAGTGATGCGGGCCGACGTGCTGCGCCGGGTGAAGCCGCACGACAGCTACCACCACGCGGACCGCACGTTCGTCGCCGAGATCGGCCTGCACGGGCCCTTCCACCAGGTGCCGGAGCTGCTCTACTTCCGCCGCGACCACCCCACCCGCGCCGAGCGGGCGAATCCCAGCAAGCGCTCCCGGTGCGTCAACCTGGACCCGCGCCGGGCGGGCCCGCTGCACCCGACGCCCCGGCTGCTCGCCGAGTACGTGTGGGGCTTCGTCTCGGCGATCCGGCGGGCGCCGTTGTCCTCGGCCGAACGGCGCGCGTGCTACCGCCACCTGGCCGCGTGGATGACCAGCCGGGCCCGGCCGGGCGCCGGCGAGCGGGTCGAGGACCGCGCCTCGGTCGACCCGGCCAAGCTCACCGTCTCCGTCGACGCCCTCGTCGCCGGGCGTGCAGGTCGTACAGGTCGTACAGGTCGTGAAGGTCGTGAAGGGAGGCAGGTATGA
- a CDS encoding DUF4910 domain-containing protein yields MTATGEEMYALVERLYPLCRSITGDGVRATLDIVGEYIPLQTHEVPTGTQVLDWTVPQEWNIRDAYIADTAGHRIVDFAASSLHVLGYSVPVSATMPLAELREHLHTLPDHPSWVPYRTSYYKPEWGFCLAQETLDAMPDGDYEVRIDSTLADGHLTYAEHVVPGQVPDEVIVSCHVCHPSLANDNLAGIAVATFLARALARQTPYYTYRFIFAPGTIGAITWLARNAERVERVKHGLVLACAGDPGSLTYKQSRRGDAEIDRVMRHVLAASERPHRVTEFTPYGYDERQFCSPGFDLGVGSLTRTPYAGYPEYHTSADNLDFVSPEAMTDTLAVCREAFAVLDRNRHYVNLSPYGEPQLGRRGLYDALGGRSDTKQAQMAMLWVLNLSDGEHSLLDVAERSGLPFDTVAAAADALHGAGLIKA; encoded by the coding sequence ATGACCGCCACCGGCGAAGAGATGTACGCGCTGGTGGAGCGGCTGTACCCGCTGTGCCGGAGCATCACCGGCGACGGTGTGCGCGCCACCTTGGACATCGTCGGGGAGTACATCCCGCTCCAGACGCACGAGGTACCGACCGGCACGCAGGTGCTCGACTGGACCGTGCCGCAGGAGTGGAACATCCGCGACGCGTACATCGCCGACACTGCCGGCCACCGGATCGTCGACTTCGCCGCGTCCAGCCTGCACGTACTCGGCTACAGCGTGCCGGTGTCGGCGACCATGCCGCTGGCCGAGCTGCGGGAACACCTGCACACCCTGCCGGACCACCCGAGCTGGGTGCCGTACCGCACCAGCTACTACAAGCCGGAGTGGGGGTTCTGCCTGGCCCAGGAAACCCTGGACGCGATGCCGGACGGCGATTACGAGGTCCGCATCGACTCCACCCTCGCCGACGGCCATCTCACCTACGCCGAGCACGTGGTCCCGGGGCAGGTCCCCGACGAGGTGATCGTCTCCTGCCACGTCTGCCACCCGTCGCTGGCCAACGACAACCTGGCCGGCATCGCGGTGGCGACGTTCCTGGCCCGGGCGCTGGCCCGGCAAACGCCGTACTACACCTACCGGTTCATCTTCGCGCCCGGCACCATCGGGGCGATCACCTGGCTCGCCCGCAACGCGGAACGGGTGGAACGGGTCAAGCACGGCCTGGTGCTGGCCTGCGCCGGCGACCCGGGCAGCCTGACGTACAAGCAGAGCAGGCGCGGCGACGCGGAGATCGACCGGGTGATGCGGCACGTGCTGGCCGCCTCCGAACGCCCGCACCGCGTCACCGAGTTCACCCCGTACGGCTACGACGAGCGGCAGTTCTGCTCACCCGGGTTCGATCTCGGCGTGGGCTCGCTCACCCGGACCCCGTACGCCGGCTACCCCGAGTACCACACCTCGGCGGACAACCTGGACTTCGTCTCCCCGGAGGCGATGACGGACACCCTTGCTGTCTGCCGCGAGGCGTTCGCCGTCCTCGACCGCAACCGCCACTACGTCAACCTCAGCCCTTACGGCGAACCGCAGTTGGGACGGCGCGGACTGTACGACGCGCTCGGCGGCCGCAGCGACACCAAGCAGGCCCAGATGGCCATGCTCTGGGTGCTCAACCTCTCCGACGGCGAGCACAGTCTGCTGGACGTCGCCGAGCGGTCCGGGCTGCCGTTCGACACCGTCGCCGCAGCGGCCGACGCCCTGCACGGCGCCGGGCTGATCAAGGCATGA